A window of the Pseudoalteromonas sp. A25 genome harbors these coding sequences:
- a CDS encoding transposase, whose product MTLDEAQRRFWCIIHTYCLMSNHYHLLIETHSANLGRIMRHVNGSTPSVTTD is encoded by the coding sequence GTGACCTTAGATGAAGCGCAACGTCGTTTTTGGTGCATTATTCATACATACTGTTTGATGTCGAACCATTACCATTTGCTGATTGAAACGCACAGCGCAAATCTGGGCCGAATTATGCGTCACGTCAATGGGTCTACACCTAGCGTTACAACTGATTAA
- a CDS encoding transposase has translation MTLDEAQRRFWCIIHTYCLMSNHYHLLIETHSANLGRIMRHVNGVYLALQLIKTDRRTSFSGALQSYSGRKRRLFAATKSLYSP, from the coding sequence GTGACCTTAGATGAAGCGCAACGTCGTTTTTGGTGCATTATTCATACATACTGTTTGATGTCGAACCATTACCATTTGCTGATTGAAACGCACAGCGCAAATTTGGGCCGAATTATGCGTCACGTCAATGGGGTCTACCTAGCGTTACAACTGATTAAAACAGACCGACGGACCTCTTTTTCGGGGGCGCTACAAAGCTATTCTGGTAGAAAAAGGCGCCTATTTGCTGCAACTAAGTCGCTATATTCACCGTAA